In a single window of the Littorina saxatilis isolate snail1 linkage group LG3, US_GU_Lsax_2.0, whole genome shotgun sequence genome:
- the LOC138963058 gene encoding uncharacterized protein C16orf52 homolog A-like, giving the protein MDKLSMISGALFLAADIFAVTSLAMPHWIVSEIGGDTNIGLLKTCLTIYRRPSICFVPDPVRGEWLLTFVCIVLGVLCINVTIVLLAFSYWQCRVIKFARWLGFLAMILFCLAAVIFPIGFDMDQIGGEAYQLPNNFRVGISYIFFMLALWITVVSQLFASKVCLPHF; this is encoded by the coding sequence ATGGACAAGCTAAGCATGATTTCCGGAGCGCTGTTCCTGGCAGCAGACATCTTTGCCGTCACAAGTCTGGCCATGCCTCACTGGATCGTCTCGGAGATTGGCGGCGACACCAATATCGGCCTGCTCAAAACCTGTCTCACCATCTACAGGCGTCCCTCCATCTGCTTCGTTCCGGACCCTGTGCGAGGGGAGTGGCTCCTGACCTTCGTCTGCATAGTTCTCGGTGTTCTCTGCATCAATGTCACCATCGTTCTCCTTGCCTTCTCCTACTGGCAGTGCAGGGTCATCAAGTTCGCTCGCTGGCTTGGCTTTCTGGCCATGATTTTGTTCTGCCTGGCCGCCGTCATTTTCCCCATCGGCTTTGACATGGACCAGATTGGGGGCGAGGCTTATCAGCTGCCCAACAATTTCCGTGTTGGAATCTCCTACATCTTCTTCATGCTCGCCCTGTGGATAACAGTGGTGTCCCAGCTTTTTGCCAGCAAGGTCTGCCTGCCGCACTTCTAA